The following coding sequences lie in one Fuerstiella sp. genomic window:
- a CDS encoding lactonase family protein, whose product MNYLKMILIPVVIMSCSVTRAGDKQLLYLASQQQKAIVAYEISNDSGELTRRFQFDMEGTPGAMTYSPDESMIYVLLSGLENGGAAAATVARDQHGSLTLKGTAAVMGGSPYICCSLDGRCLLAAHYGAGEVTVYRITDGVCTEQLLDHRMTARTAHCIELDPSGQFVFVPHTRPNRVDQFRLDSNSGVLTPNTPPHVKGPDENHLYHEPRHYAHHPRLNMAYTANENGGGISAWKFDPKTGTLKLVQTLSSLPPGFDGQSAGADIHITPDGRFAYVSNRDVTQRGEGDPQQDTLAGFALDETTGRMKLTGHIATVELPRSFCIDTTGNFLFAGGQQTRELFAYRIDQTTGELSLLKKYESDGRTIWVMCGSVQAD is encoded by the coding sequence ATGAACTACCTCAAAATGATTCTGATTCCGGTGGTCATCATGAGCTGCTCCGTCACCCGCGCGGGCGACAAACAGTTACTGTACCTGGCGTCACAGCAGCAGAAGGCCATCGTTGCCTATGAGATCAGTAACGACAGCGGTGAACTGACACGACGTTTCCAGTTTGACATGGAAGGCACTCCGGGCGCGATGACGTATTCCCCCGATGAATCCATGATTTACGTCCTGCTGTCGGGGCTTGAAAACGGCGGTGCGGCCGCCGCGACAGTCGCACGTGATCAACACGGTTCATTGACCCTGAAGGGAACGGCCGCCGTCATGGGAGGGTCCCCTTATATCTGCTGCAGCCTGGACGGACGATGTCTGCTGGCAGCTCATTACGGGGCAGGTGAGGTCACCGTTTATCGTATCACCGACGGCGTCTGCACAGAACAGCTGCTGGATCACAGAATGACCGCGAGGACTGCACACTGCATTGAACTGGATCCGTCAGGTCAGTTTGTGTTCGTACCTCATACGAGACCAAATCGGGTTGATCAGTTTCGACTTGATTCGAACTCCGGTGTGCTGACACCCAATACCCCGCCGCATGTCAAAGGCCCCGATGAAAACCATTTGTATCATGAACCTCGACACTACGCTCATCATCCCCGACTGAACATGGCCTACACAGCGAATGAAAACGGAGGAGGGATTTCTGCATGGAAGTTCGATCCCAAAACCGGCACACTCAAACTTGTGCAGACCTTGTCGTCACTTCCTCCCGGATTCGACGGGCAAAGTGCCGGAGCCGACATTCACATCACTCCCGACGGTCGGTTCGCCTACGTTTCCAATCGTGACGTGACTCAGCGCGGCGAAGGAGACCCTCAGCAGGATACACTGGCGGGATTTGCCCTCGATGAAACAACCGGCCGAATGAAACTGACCGGACACATCGCAACAGTGGAGCTTCCAAGATCGTTTTGTATTGACACTACAGGCAACTTTCTCTTTGCCGGCGGACAGCAGACCAGGGAGTTATTTGCGTATCGAATCGACCAGACAACCGGCGAACTCAGTTTGCTGAAAAAATACGAATCCGACGGCAGGACGATCTGGGTGATGTGTGGTTCTGTGCAGGCTGACTGA
- a CDS encoding SUMF1/EgtB/PvdO family nonheme iron enzyme: MPNSFHIAWIISVGMVLTVAGCDDISAPSENTSETSEPATPRKEEFNEEVVTTITNSIGMKLTRIPAGEYLMGSAEADPGAREDEQPQHQVRISKPFYMGVYEVTQPEFEGLMEINPSSFTRSEQPNDASDEASQVPVDGLTWYQAIEFCRRLSDLPAEKTAGRVYRLPTEAEWEYACRAGTTTVFHLGETLSSTQANFNGEHPFGDAEPGPFLKRTTVIGSYEPNGFGLYDMHGNLHEWCMDRFDRDYYRVSPETDPLGSEQGTSRVIRGGDWYSDGRDCRSAFRYADIPDGRFYALGMRVVCELTSEGATLNPVIAASGLSDADVSARAMTADPADVPLPENGVDWPRWRGRLGDGTWQAPRLPAVWPEDGLKRVWQRELGGGYGGIAVADGRTYVMDRQLEPEDTERVLCFDAVTGEPLWSHVYPVDYSGVSYDNGPRTTPTVFQDRVYTLGAVGHLCCFEAVDGTLVWSRDLVEEAGARVPLWGLSASPLIYEDLLIVHPGADPNGCLMAFDRETGEERWRSLSDSAGYSTPILIEQQGKQQLVAWTPTNVQGLVPSTGELLWTVPFQVVNGSSVSCPIFQEGLVVVCSYYDGSKAIRPGTDSLSAEVVWHDRRNLRGLMMQPLYRDGYGYMLDKRHGLTCFELATGTKVWDDDNRLTPKGRNPQATLVWLGDGNRAIALNSDGDLILVRLNPQGYQEETRTNIIGRTWAHPAYAGNCVYARSDTEIICIVLPTADD, from the coding sequence ATGCCCAACTCTTTCCATATCGCGTGGATCATTTCAGTCGGAATGGTTTTGACCGTGGCCGGCTGTGACGACATCAGTGCCCCATCGGAAAATACCTCGGAGACTTCAGAGCCGGCGACGCCTCGGAAGGAAGAATTCAACGAAGAAGTGGTCACAACGATCACAAATTCGATCGGTATGAAGCTCACCCGTATTCCCGCAGGTGAGTATCTTATGGGATCGGCCGAAGCCGACCCCGGTGCTCGCGAAGACGAACAGCCACAACATCAGGTGCGAATCAGTAAGCCGTTTTATATGGGTGTCTATGAAGTCACCCAGCCGGAATTCGAGGGGTTGATGGAGATCAATCCCAGTTCGTTCACCAGAAGTGAGCAGCCGAATGATGCATCGGACGAGGCTTCACAGGTTCCGGTTGATGGTCTCACGTGGTATCAGGCCATTGAGTTCTGCCGGCGACTGTCAGACCTGCCTGCGGAAAAAACGGCCGGCCGTGTGTATCGGCTGCCCACGGAAGCGGAATGGGAATATGCCTGCCGTGCTGGGACGACCACCGTTTTTCATCTGGGTGAGACACTGTCTTCCACACAGGCCAATTTCAATGGGGAACATCCGTTTGGAGATGCGGAGCCTGGTCCCTTTCTGAAACGCACCACGGTCATTGGTTCGTATGAACCCAACGGGTTCGGACTGTATGACATGCACGGCAATCTGCATGAGTGGTGTATGGACCGTTTTGACCGTGATTATTACCGGGTGTCACCTGAGACAGATCCGCTCGGTTCGGAACAGGGAACATCTCGTGTGATTCGCGGCGGCGACTGGTACAGTGACGGTCGTGACTGCCGCAGTGCATTTCGGTATGCGGATATTCCGGATGGTCGCTTCTACGCGCTGGGGATGCGGGTGGTTTGCGAACTGACTTCGGAGGGGGCCACACTGAATCCGGTCATCGCAGCCTCCGGGTTGTCGGATGCAGATGTTTCGGCTCGAGCCATGACAGCAGATCCAGCCGATGTGCCGCTGCCTGAAAACGGTGTGGACTGGCCGCGCTGGCGGGGCCGCCTTGGCGACGGAACGTGGCAGGCTCCCCGGCTGCCTGCCGTATGGCCGGAGGACGGACTGAAACGCGTTTGGCAGCGGGAACTTGGTGGTGGCTATGGAGGGATTGCTGTTGCAGACGGTCGTACTTATGTCATGGATCGACAGCTCGAACCCGAAGACACTGAACGGGTGTTGTGCTTCGATGCGGTGACAGGTGAACCGTTGTGGTCCCACGTATATCCGGTCGACTACAGTGGAGTGAGTTACGATAATGGTCCGCGTACCACTCCGACCGTTTTTCAGGACCGAGTGTATACTCTGGGGGCAGTCGGACATTTGTGTTGTTTTGAGGCTGTCGACGGGACACTGGTGTGGTCACGCGATCTTGTTGAAGAGGCTGGAGCTCGTGTGCCGCTGTGGGGACTCAGTGCGTCACCGCTGATCTATGAGGACCTGCTGATCGTGCATCCCGGCGCCGATCCTAACGGCTGTCTGATGGCCTTTGACCGGGAGACCGGCGAGGAACGCTGGAGGAGTCTGTCAGATTCTGCGGGATACTCGACACCAATTCTGATTGAACAGCAGGGGAAACAACAGCTGGTCGCATGGACTCCCACAAACGTCCAGGGGCTGGTCCCCTCTACTGGCGAACTGTTGTGGACGGTCCCGTTCCAGGTGGTGAATGGTTCGTCAGTCTCCTGTCCGATTTTTCAGGAAGGCTTAGTGGTGGTCTGCAGTTACTACGACGGCAGCAAGGCGATTCGCCCCGGCACTGACTCCCTGTCGGCAGAAGTGGTGTGGCACGATCGACGTAATCTGCGTGGTTTGATGATGCAGCCACTGTACCGCGACGGGTACGGGTACATGCTCGACAAACGACACGGACTAACCTGTTTTGAACTTGCCACCGGGACGAAGGTCTGGGATGACGACAATCGTCTGACTCCCAAGGGACGGAATCCTCAGGCGACACTGGTCTGGCTGGGAGACGGGAATCGGGCGATCGCATTGAATTCCGATGGGGATCTGATCCTGGTTCGTCTGAACCCTCAGGGGTATCAGGAAGAGACTCGCACGAACATCATTGGCAGAACCTGGGCTCATCCGGCTTATGCCGGCAATTGCGTTTACGCCCGCAGTGATACAGAGATCATCTGTATCGTGCTGCCGACTGCAGACGACTGA
- a CDS encoding ThuA domain-containing protein, with amino-acid sequence MKHEHRAGCLLLADGLERSGLPVDTYVVPHDGYPKETTCLENADSVVIFCTGHRRHLLNPHLDEFDEWMKKGTGVVMIHWATEAEKGRPGEKFLEWMGGFCDLDWSVNPHWKPTFYRFPDHPICHGVQPFSVQDEWYYHMRFVDGLKGVTPILSDVPPPESLERPDGPRSGNATVREAVARREPQHVAWAYQRPGGGRGFGFTGAHNHVSWQDDNFRKIVLNAILWTANVEVPTMGCPSASVTDHRIKQNLDEER; translated from the coding sequence ATGAAACACGAACACCGTGCCGGCTGCCTGCTGCTGGCCGACGGATTAGAACGTTCGGGACTGCCGGTCGATACGTATGTTGTGCCCCATGACGGATATCCCAAAGAGACCACCTGCCTGGAAAACGCTGACAGTGTTGTCATTTTTTGCACCGGTCACCGTCGTCACCTGTTGAATCCTCACCTGGATGAATTCGATGAATGGATGAAGAAAGGGACAGGAGTGGTCATGATCCATTGGGCGACCGAAGCGGAAAAGGGGAGGCCGGGTGAAAAGTTTCTCGAATGGATGGGAGGTTTTTGTGATCTCGACTGGTCGGTCAATCCTCACTGGAAACCGACGTTTTACAGGTTTCCCGATCATCCGATCTGCCATGGTGTACAGCCTTTCAGCGTACAGGATGAATGGTATTACCACATGCGGTTTGTGGACGGCTTAAAGGGTGTCACTCCGATCCTGTCTGATGTGCCACCCCCCGAAAGCCTGGAACGTCCCGATGGTCCGCGCAGCGGGAACGCGACGGTCCGTGAGGCAGTTGCCCGCAGGGAACCGCAGCATGTGGCTTGGGCCTACCAACGCCCGGGCGGAGGACGGGGATTCGGTTTCACCGGCGCCCATAACCATGTCAGCTGGCAGGATGACAATTTTCGAAAAATCGTGCTCAACGCGATCCTGTGGACCGCGAACGTGGAAGTTCCGACAATGGGCTGTCCGTCAGCTTCAGTCACGGATCACCGAATTAAACAAAATCTGGACGAGGAACGATAA
- a CDS encoding DMT family transporter — translation MDQTQPLNARAVLLILLTVVLWAATPVAIRYSTDLLRPMTVSGLRFLLAGIFMLGWVRVHKTSLRLRAGQWKLPCIGGILLFFQIGTFTAGVDLSNASHGSIFVNTFIFWIVAIEHFVTRVHRITPLRFTGLFLAAFGVTLILFPDSDQPVDLLERASLEGDLLLLLSAFILAVKLTYTKYAVRNLHPDSFIFWHGVFGTSLMLGWAFLFEDFRPGVLMQFEDLRTQHAVWSLLYQGFAVAGLCFAIQARLLEKHSASSVAVFSFATPLFGILFAVLFRGDPLSPWLFVSGIAVATGILLVNLRLTPQPLTHRR, via the coding sequence ATGGATCAAACGCAGCCGCTGAATGCACGAGCCGTCCTGCTCATCCTGCTGACAGTCGTGTTATGGGCCGCTACACCGGTGGCTATTCGTTATTCGACCGATCTGCTGCGGCCAATGACGGTGTCCGGTTTGCGGTTTTTACTGGCCGGAATTTTTATGCTGGGCTGGGTGAGGGTCCATAAAACTTCACTGCGTCTGCGGGCTGGTCAGTGGAAGCTGCCATGCATTGGTGGAATTCTTCTGTTCTTCCAGATCGGAACCTTCACGGCAGGTGTGGATTTGTCCAATGCGTCGCACGGTTCGATTTTCGTGAACACCTTCATCTTCTGGATTGTGGCCATCGAGCACTTTGTGACTCGAGTCCATCGAATCACTCCGCTGCGATTTACGGGGCTTTTCCTGGCTGCTTTCGGGGTGACCCTGATCCTGTTTCCTGATTCGGATCAGCCGGTTGATTTGCTGGAGCGGGCCTCACTGGAGGGAGATCTGTTGCTGTTGCTCAGCGCATTCATTCTGGCCGTCAAGCTGACCTACACCAAATACGCGGTACGGAATCTTCATCCGGATTCGTTCATCTTCTGGCACGGAGTGTTCGGAACATCACTGATGCTGGGCTGGGCGTTTCTGTTTGAAGATTTTCGGCCCGGGGTGCTGATGCAGTTCGAAGATTTACGGACTCAGCATGCAGTCTGGTCACTGCTTTATCAGGGGTTTGCTGTTGCGGGACTGTGTTTTGCGATTCAGGCTCGGCTTCTGGAAAAGCACTCAGCGTCGTCGGTTGCTGTCTTCAGTTTTGCAACCCCGCTGTTTGGAATTCTGTTTGCTGTTCTGTTTCGCGGCGACCCGCTTTCACCCTGGTTGTTCGTATCCGGAATCGCGGTTGCCACGGGGATTCTGCTGGTCAACCTTCGTTTGACCCCGCAACCTCTGACGCACCGTCGATAA
- a CDS encoding PSD1 and planctomycete cytochrome C domain-containing protein, which yields MHDLNRRSQLDGTRLIFGLCVLLFRVPATVTAEEPRFERDIVPILDAKCVRCHGSRKRTGELDLRSMAAIRRGGASGDVVTEGLPDESLLLRRIYDEEMPPENEGKLTAAEVTLIRDWIEAGLPADEQPLPDSPDAETSVISSTDREFWSFQRLKRPAVPDVNGLPQTPIDSFVMEQLHKHRLTLSGDSEPRRLVRRLYFDLLGLPPTPAQLETFLSDTTPNAYQRLVDRLLASEHFGERWARHWLDTVGYTDTVSYDGDTNFIPGFIKGRWRYRDYVIDSLNSDKPYDEFLREQIAGDELVDWRDDASFDANVISTLAATGFWRNSEDRSGAAKEIVYKWSLLHDTMQTFGTSVLGLTLRCARCHSHKHEPIPQEDYYRMLSLITPAFNIQDWKSPEERALPALSAAEKTQIDAHNAEINKQTEELTRQVTELRDACRNRLREQNFGRIPVKVREAVRAAFDIEVQARTPEQQTLVQQYTDRLNVTEDTVESALTDAEKKKIADLKAQSAEIETQLRTHGWIQAVYDVGQPPAAYLLKRGDYTRRGREVTPGFLSVLADPDRKPEFKPLNASSGRRTALARWLTEPSTPAVGLVARVFVNRIWQHLTGVGLVASSENLGMSGSRPTHPELLEWLAAELVDGDWQIKPVIRQIVTSSVYRQTSRPNTQLQTTQAGEVNPLDVDPENRFLWHSRLRRLESEAIRDSMLVAAGVFDATPGGPPVPLQYRKDGLAAFDVEKFPSPTAGWRRSVYLFQRRVYHLTLMTVFDQPSVAGPTCRRASSAVALQSLTLLNDDLALELAEQFGKRVYQLAGDSRELQINTAFLLALGRSPQPEEREWSKQLLGHQLQLYKKDPQSGSKPTIPEQATQKSLMHLGRVLFNSTEFLYIE from the coding sequence ATGCACGATCTCAATCGACGAAGCCAACTTGACGGAACAAGGCTTATCTTCGGACTGTGTGTTCTGCTGTTCCGTGTTCCTGCAACTGTCACCGCAGAGGAACCTCGTTTCGAACGAGACATTGTGCCAATTCTCGACGCCAAGTGTGTTCGGTGTCACGGAAGCAGAAAACGCACCGGCGAGCTCGATCTCCGCTCCATGGCTGCCATTCGCAGAGGCGGCGCCAGTGGAGACGTGGTGACAGAAGGCCTGCCTGACGAAAGCCTGCTGCTCCGACGAATCTACGATGAGGAAATGCCGCCGGAGAACGAAGGAAAATTAACGGCCGCTGAAGTCACACTGATCCGCGACTGGATCGAAGCCGGCCTGCCTGCCGACGAACAGCCCCTGCCTGACTCACCTGACGCAGAAACGTCAGTCATCAGTAGTACCGATCGTGAATTCTGGTCATTTCAGCGACTGAAGCGTCCCGCCGTACCGGACGTGAACGGTCTGCCGCAGACGCCAATCGACTCGTTCGTTATGGAACAGCTCCACAAACACCGACTGACGCTTTCGGGGGACTCGGAGCCCCGTCGTCTTGTCCGACGGCTTTACTTCGATCTGCTGGGACTCCCCCCGACCCCCGCACAGCTGGAGACTTTTCTCAGCGACACCACGCCAAACGCCTACCAGAGACTGGTCGACCGCCTGCTGGCTTCCGAACATTTTGGTGAACGCTGGGCGCGGCACTGGCTGGACACCGTGGGATATACCGACACGGTTTCTTACGATGGAGACACCAACTTTATTCCGGGTTTCATCAAGGGGCGCTGGCGTTATCGCGACTACGTAATCGATTCACTCAACAGCGATAAACCGTACGATGAATTCCTCCGGGAGCAAATTGCGGGTGACGAACTTGTTGACTGGCGTGACGATGCATCCTTTGACGCAAATGTGATCAGCACCCTGGCCGCCACCGGTTTTTGGCGAAACAGTGAAGACCGAAGCGGTGCCGCGAAAGAAATCGTCTACAAGTGGTCGCTGCTCCACGACACCATGCAGACGTTTGGAACCAGTGTCCTGGGACTGACTCTCCGCTGCGCGAGATGCCACAGTCATAAGCACGAGCCGATTCCGCAGGAAGACTATTATCGGATGTTGTCGCTGATTACTCCGGCGTTCAATATCCAGGACTGGAAGTCACCGGAGGAACGTGCGCTGCCGGCCCTGTCGGCAGCCGAAAAAACACAGATTGATGCACACAACGCGGAAATCAACAAACAGACAGAGGAACTGACGCGTCAGGTGACGGAACTCCGTGACGCATGTCGAAACCGTCTTCGGGAGCAGAACTTCGGTCGCATTCCTGTAAAGGTACGTGAGGCGGTACGTGCAGCATTTGACATCGAGGTCCAGGCCCGGACACCTGAACAGCAAACACTTGTTCAGCAATACACGGACCGGCTCAATGTCACAGAGGACACCGTTGAATCAGCACTGACCGATGCAGAAAAAAAGAAGATAGCAGATCTAAAAGCGCAAAGTGCGGAAATAGAAACTCAACTCCGCACACACGGCTGGATCCAGGCGGTCTACGATGTGGGTCAGCCACCGGCAGCATACCTGCTGAAACGTGGCGATTACACACGTCGTGGACGAGAAGTCACTCCCGGTTTTTTGAGCGTTCTGGCGGACCCGGACCGGAAACCCGAATTCAAACCGCTCAACGCAAGCAGTGGACGCAGAACAGCACTGGCCCGGTGGCTCACGGAACCCTCGACGCCGGCTGTCGGACTCGTCGCACGCGTTTTCGTTAACCGTATCTGGCAACACCTGACCGGAGTCGGCCTTGTGGCCTCGTCAGAAAACCTCGGGATGTCCGGTTCCCGGCCCACACATCCCGAACTGCTGGAGTGGCTGGCGGCCGAATTGGTAGACGGAGACTGGCAGATCAAACCTGTCATTCGGCAGATTGTAACTTCCTCTGTTTACCGACAGACATCGCGACCGAACACACAGCTTCAGACCACTCAGGCCGGTGAGGTCAACCCGCTGGATGTTGATCCGGAAAACCGTTTTTTGTGGCACAGCCGTTTACGACGGCTCGAATCAGAGGCGATTCGCGATTCCATGCTCGTGGCAGCCGGCGTGTTTGACGCCACCCCCGGCGGCCCGCCCGTACCGCTTCAGTACAGGAAAGACGGACTGGCCGCTTTTGATGTGGAGAAATTTCCGTCACCAACGGCAGGATGGCGACGAAGTGTGTATTTGTTTCAGCGGCGGGTCTACCACCTGACGCTGATGACCGTCTTTGACCAGCCGAGTGTTGCCGGACCGACTTGTCGACGCGCCTCTTCCGCCGTTGCACTTCAGTCTCTGACTCTGCTGAACGACGATCTGGCTCTGGAGCTAGCAGAACAGTTTGGTAAACGTGTGTATCAACTTGCCGGAGACTCCCGTGAACTGCAGATCAACACGGCATTTCTCCTTGCTCTGGGCCGTTCGCCCCAACCTGAAGAACGTGAGTGGAGCAAACAGCTGCTTGGTCACCAGCTGCAACTGTACAAAAAAGATCCACAAAGCGGTTCCAAACCGACCATCCCCGAACAGGCGACTCAAAAGTCGCTCATGCACCTCGGTCGCGTCCTGTTCAATTCAACTGAGTTCCTCTACATCGAGTGA
- a CDS encoding DUF1501 domain-containing protein, with translation MNNNLDFCRRSFLEQSGLGFGTLALAALLKQDGLLAADQISRPALSLQPRQGHFPARAKNVVVLMQSGGPSHMDLFDPKPELQKRHGTTVAINSLQGRPREPLMASPFRFSRRGQSGMEFSELVPHLGALADDLCMIRSMHTFDPCHAGAPLILFTGKLEFGRPTLGAWVSYALGTENQDLPAYVVLPDIAGHNTAGSALWDNGWLPALYGGTEFRPIGSPVVNLHSARGMPKGADVNDLTLIGRLNEKYRRRYPRALELESRIRNYELAARMQIAAEKHLDLTQETAKTREQYGIDDPVTKAYATQCLMARRLIEAGVRFVQIMNKPHNPWDHHGNLRSRLPQECASIDRPSAALIADLKQRGLLDQTIVVWIGEFGRLPTSQGGTGRDHNMHAFTALIAGGGFKSGHIHGATDELGHRSVVDKVSVLDLLSTILHQVGLDQNQLSYRHNNIEETLTDAKVTQARVVGELLSQAPTVV, from the coding sequence ATGAATAACAATCTCGATTTTTGCCGGCGAAGTTTTCTCGAGCAGTCCGGTCTTGGATTTGGCACGCTGGCACTGGCGGCTCTGCTGAAACAGGATGGGTTGCTGGCAGCCGATCAGATCTCGCGGCCTGCCCTCAGTCTGCAGCCCAGGCAGGGACACTTCCCGGCACGTGCAAAAAATGTTGTGGTCCTGATGCAGTCCGGCGGGCCGAGTCATATGGACCTGTTTGACCCGAAACCCGAACTGCAGAAGCGTCACGGGACCACCGTTGCAATCAACAGTCTGCAGGGACGGCCGCGTGAGCCTCTGATGGCCAGCCCGTTTCGTTTCTCCAGGCGAGGCCAATCGGGAATGGAATTCTCCGAGCTGGTTCCGCACCTTGGCGCCCTGGCAGACGACCTGTGCATGATTCGTTCGATGCATACCTTTGACCCGTGCCATGCCGGTGCCCCCCTGATTCTCTTCACAGGCAAACTGGAATTCGGACGCCCGACCCTAGGCGCGTGGGTCAGCTATGCACTGGGAACAGAGAATCAGGATCTGCCCGCATATGTCGTACTTCCGGATATCGCCGGACATAACACGGCAGGTTCTGCGTTGTGGGACAACGGGTGGCTTCCGGCTTTGTACGGCGGCACAGAGTTCCGACCGATCGGTTCACCTGTGGTTAATCTGCATTCCGCGCGCGGGATGCCGAAAGGCGCCGACGTCAATGATCTCACGCTGATCGGCAGACTAAATGAAAAATACCGTCGGCGTTATCCCCGGGCCCTGGAGCTTGAGTCGCGGATCCGAAATTATGAATTGGCGGCACGGATGCAGATAGCCGCCGAAAAACACCTGGACCTGACGCAGGAAACGGCGAAAACACGAGAGCAATACGGTATTGATGATCCTGTCACCAAAGCATACGCAACACAGTGCCTGATGGCTCGTCGGCTAATCGAAGCGGGAGTTCGCTTCGTGCAGATCATGAACAAGCCGCACAATCCGTGGGATCACCACGGCAATCTGCGTTCGCGGCTGCCGCAGGAGTGTGCATCGATCGACCGGCCGTCTGCAGCCCTGATCGCAGATCTCAAACAGCGGGGTCTGCTCGACCAGACAATCGTCGTCTGGATTGGAGAATTCGGCCGCCTGCCGACGTCGCAGGGAGGTACGGGACGAGACCACAATATGCATGCGTTCACGGCGTTGATTGCGGGAGGCGGATTCAAATCGGGTCACATTCACGGCGCCACCGACGAACTGGGGCATCGTTCCGTTGTCGATAAAGTCAGTGTCCTGGACCTGTTGTCGACAATCCTGCATCAGGTTGGGCTGGACCAGAATCAGCTGTCATACCGCCACAACAACATCGAAGAAACACTGACTGACGCAAAAGTCACTCAGGCGAGAGTCGTCGGCGAATTGCTTAGTCAGGCACCGACAGTCGTTTAA